The Xylanivirga thermophila genome contains the following window.
CTGTTATGATTACTGGGGATCATAAGATCACTGCAATGGCAGTGGCAAGGGAATTAAATTTTCAGATGCAAAATCAAGGAGTGCTTACCGGAGACGATATTGAAGCTATGGACGATGATAAGCTAATGGAAAAGATAGAAGAAGTATCAGTATTTGCAAGGGTAAAACCAAAGCATAAGCTTAGAATTGTACAGGCATTTAAAAGAAAAGGACATATAGTAGCGATGACTGGAGATGGGGTAAATGATGCCCCTGCTTTAAAGGAAGCCAATATAGGCATTGCTATGGGTAAAATGGGTACTGATGTTGCTAAGGAAGCATCTTCAATGATATTGCTAGATGATAATTTTGCTACCATTGTAGCAGCTGTAAAAGAAGGTAGAATAATATATGACAACATACGAAAATTTATACGATATCTACTGGCTTGTAATTTGGGAGAGATGATTCTTATGGGAATAGCTGCATTTTTTGCAATGCCTATTCCCCTTGTTCCAATACAGATATTATGGATAAATTTAGTTACTGATGGATTACCTGCTTTAGCTTTAGGAGTTGATCCACCAGATGACGATATAATGAAACGTCTACCTAGGGAATCTCAGGAGAGTATATTCTCAAGGGGACTGGGGCTAGAGATATTGTTATCTGGCTTGTTGATAGGTATAAGTTGTCTTGCATGTTTTATGTTGAGTTTGAATCTTACCAGTGGAGATATAGAAAAAGCTCAGACTATGGCATTTGCTACTATTATAGTTGCTGAACTGTTATATGCTTTTGAAAGTAGATCAGAGTATAAAAATGCATATGAAGCGGGGTTTTTTGAGAATAAGTATTTGGTCTTATCTACAATTATATCTTTTTTGCTTATGATAGTAGTTATATATAACCCATTTTTATCATCTATATTAAAGACTGAGCCATTAAATTGGGCAGACTGGTTTTTAGTCATGGGCTTTTCAATGGTGGGATTTGTTATAAATAGTGTTAGATAGGAATAAAAACGGGGCATTGTACAGAATTAACATGTGCAATGCCCCTAAGCCTGTTGCAGAAATATGGCATTATATGATACATTATAGTAAAATGTTATTGCGTTTATATTGCAAAAGAGGTGAGACTATTTGCTATTAAAAAAATTAGAAATATATGGGTTTAAATCGTTTGCTGAGCGTGTTCATATAGAATTTGACAAAGGGATAACCGCCGTTGTAGGTCCCAATGGAAGTGGTAAAAGCAATATAGCAGATGCTATAAGATGGGTATTGGGAGAGCAGAGTGCAAAATCATTACGGGGTTCTAAAATGGAAGATATAATTTTCTCAGGTACTCAGGTAAGAAAACCTCTAGGGTTTGCAGAAGTATCTTTAACTATGGATAATAGTTCTGGAAGTTTACCCATTGATTTTTCTGAGGTTACTATCACACGTCGTATATTTAGATCGGGGGATAGTGAATACTATATAAACAAATCGGCTTGTAGATTAAAGGATATATTGGAACTTTTTATGGATACGGGAGTAGGTAAAGAAGGTTATTCTATCATAGGTCAGGGTAGGATAGATGAAATTCTTGCTAATAATTCTGAGGATAGAAGATTTATATTTGAAGAAGCGGCGGGTATTGTAAAGTACAAAACGCGGAAAGAAGAAGCCGAACGCAAGCTAGCAAAAACGCACGATAACTTGATAAGGGTGCAGGATATATTATATGAATTAGAACAGCAGATCGAGCCATTAAAGGAACAAAGCGATAAGGCAAAAAAATATCTAGATTTAAAAGAACGTCTTAAGGTTATGGAGATAAATCAATTTATACGCAAATATGATAGATATAGTCAAAAAATAGAAGATATAAAAAAAGAGATAGCAATATTAGATGACAATATTACTATGTATCAAAAGGATGCAAAGGAACAGCAGGTAAGAAAAGAAAATCTGGATATGCAATTATCCCAAGTTATACAAGATATGGATGAGATGCGCGATGAAAGACATATGCTTGTAGAGCAGATTGAAAAATTAAATGGAGAGATAGGTATATTAAATGAAAAAATGGCGCATTTATTCAGAGATAATGAAAGACTAGATCGGGAATTTGATAATGTGAAATCGGAAATAGAGACAAGGATTTTAAGACGGAAAGAATTGACAAGTGAATTAGCAAATAAAACAGATGAACTCGTTAAACTTGAAGATGTATCAAATAAACTGAAAAATAGAATAGATGAACTTGATATTCAGATAAAAGAGTATGAATCAAGGATCCATGGTACACAAATAGATATAACGGATATATTTGATAAATTAGCAAAAGCAAAGAATGATTTGACTCGGTATGCGGCTGAAAAGAAGGGATTGAAGGAACATATACAAAAAATTCAACCGTCTTTAAAGGAAAAAGAACAGCTGTTTTCCAAACTTGAATACGAGCAGAATGATATGAAAAAAAATATCACCGATATAGAGGAAGAACTAAAACTAGTTACGTCAAAAATATATACTTTAGGCCAGACTATGTCCCAAACTAAAGTAAGACTAGATGATTTGGATAAAACTATACATAACATTGAACGTAGTGTGCAGACAAATGTCTCAAAATTGAATTTGCTTAAGGATATGGAGAAAGATTATGAAGGGTTTAATAGGAGCGTAAAGCGTATACTGGAATCCTGTGATAAAGACAAATTGCTTATGGATAAGGTATGTGGAGTTGTAGCTCAACTTATACATGTACCAAAGGAATACGAACTGGCCATAGAAGTCGCTTTGGGTGGTAGTATGCAGAATGTTGTAACTAAGACTGAAGAGGATGCAAAATACATAATAGATTTTTTGCGCAAGAATAAGTATGGAAGGGCTACATTTTTACCGATTTCTTCCATACGACCTAGAGGTTTGAGTAATGAAGAAAAAAATGTACTTAAAATGGATGGTTGTATAGGCATTGCTTCAGAACTTATAGACTATAATAGGAAGTATTCCAATATATTCTCTTACCTCCTTGGCAGAGTTGTTGTAGTTAAAAACATGGATCAAGGTATATCTATAGCAAAAAGATTTAGATATTCTTTCCGTATTGTAACAATCGAAGGTGATACCCTAAATCCAGGTGGATCTATGACAGGCGGGAGTACGGGCAATCGAACGACAGGTATACTAGGTAGACAAAGGGAAATAGAAGAGCTAGAAAAGATAGTTTTACAGGAACGCTCGCAATTGGGTAAATATGTGAATAATAAAAAAGAGACCCTAGTATTATACAACGATTGTGTTATGCAGTTGGATGAACTGCGTGGGCGGGAGCGGAATCTAGAAATTAGCAAGACTTCAGCTACTGAAAAATATGTTGCCATATCCAATCAACTTCTAGTGTTAGAAAAAGAGATCAATGTACAAAAACTTGAACTTAAGAATACAATAAATATATTACAGGACAAGCAGTTAACAATAATGTTAGAGCAAGAAAAAATAGAAGAACTAGAGTCTCAAAATAGCAATATAAATAATACAATAGAGCATGACAAGAAAATAATAGAGGGAATCTATGATGAACGAAAGAGTATCGATGCATGTTTTACAGACACAAAGATAAAATGGACAAAACTCAAAGAAGAGATAAATGCTGTAAAACAAAATATAAAGTATATAGATAAAGAGGTTGCATCATATCGTGAGAGTTTATTGGATAAGGAAAAGCAAAAGGCAGAAAATAAAAAGCTGTCTTATAAGCACGGCATAGAAATAGATAAAAACCAGGAAGGCATCAAGAGTATACAGGAGCGGATTTCCATATTGGATAAAGCCGTTCAGGATTATCGGCAGAAACGACAGACTATGCAAGATAAAATAAAAAGTTTAGAAAAAAAATTAATGGATACCTTTCATATTACGGAACAGCTAGTTAATAAAAAACATGGTTTTGAAGTACAGATGTCAAAAATGGAAGCAGAAATACAGAACCTTCAAAACAATGTTTGGGAAGCATATGAAATTTCGTATGCTAGTGCGCTACCTTTTATGGATGAATCATTATCAATGGCACAAATAAATGAAAAAATACAATCGTTCAAAGAGAACATAGCAGATTTGGGTATTGTAAATGTAAATGCTATAGA
Protein-coding sequences here:
- the smc gene encoding chromosome segregation protein SMC; protein product: MLLKKLEIYGFKSFAERVHIEFDKGITAVVGPNGSGKSNIADAIRWVLGEQSAKSLRGSKMEDIIFSGTQVRKPLGFAEVSLTMDNSSGSLPIDFSEVTITRRIFRSGDSEYYINKSACRLKDILELFMDTGVGKEGYSIIGQGRIDEILANNSEDRRFIFEEAAGIVKYKTRKEEAERKLAKTHDNLIRVQDILYELEQQIEPLKEQSDKAKKYLDLKERLKVMEINQFIRKYDRYSQKIEDIKKEIAILDDNITMYQKDAKEQQVRKENLDMQLSQVIQDMDEMRDERHMLVEQIEKLNGEIGILNEKMAHLFRDNERLDREFDNVKSEIETRILRRKELTSELANKTDELVKLEDVSNKLKNRIDELDIQIKEYESRIHGTQIDITDIFDKLAKAKNDLTRYAAEKKGLKEHIQKIQPSLKEKEQLFSKLEYEQNDMKKNITDIEEELKLVTSKIYTLGQTMSQTKVRLDDLDKTIHNIERSVQTNVSKLNLLKDMEKDYEGFNRSVKRILESCDKDKLLMDKVCGVVAQLIHVPKEYELAIEVALGGSMQNVVTKTEEDAKYIIDFLRKNKYGRATFLPISSIRPRGLSNEEKNVLKMDGCIGIASELIDYNRKYSNIFSYLLGRVVVVKNMDQGISIAKRFRYSFRIVTIEGDTLNPGGSMTGGSTGNRTTGILGRQREIEELEKIVLQERSQLGKYVNNKKETLVLYNDCVMQLDELRGRERNLEISKTSATEKYVAISNQLLVLEKEINVQKLELKNTINILQDKQLTIMLEQEKIEELESQNSNINNTIEHDKKIIEGIYDERKSIDACFTDTKIKWTKLKEEINAVKQNIKYIDKEVASYRESLLDKEKQKAENKKLSYKHGIEIDKNQEGIKSIQERISILDKAVQDYRQKRQTMQDKIKSLEKKLMDTFHITEQLVNKKHGFEVQMSKMEAEIQNLQNNVWEAYEISYASALPFMDESLSMAQINEKIQSFKENIADLGIVNVNAIEDYKAIKERCDFLSTQKQDLVLAKEDLNKVIDEITHTMEQKFRQEFAIINEYFNEVFISLFGGGQAQLLLDDKNNVLGCGIDIIAQPPGKKLQNISLLSGGEKALTAIAILFAILKHKPTPFCVLDEIDAALDESNIYNFGNFLKQFSENTQFVIITHRRGTMEFCDVMYGVAMEEKGISKMVSVKLNDIE